TTTATATGATTGACAATTATTATTCCAATACGctttacacaaacacacacacccacgtacgtacgtacgtacatacctacacacacacacacacacacacacacacgcacgcacgcacgcacgcgcatacacacgcacgcatgtgcgcacacatatagacagacagacagacagacagacagacagacagacagacagagacatacatacatacatacatacatacatacatacatacatacatacatacatacatacatacatactcacccCTGATACTAAGACCTGTACAAGTAGTGCTAATATTCCTTTTGTAATAATTATTGAAGCAAACATTATAAATAACAGGGCGAATAATATAACAGttctgtaaaaacaaaaaacaaaaatttaaattaattatttataataGTGTGGATAATTATTGTCGTAACTGTATATGCGTATTAACGCTCCCTTTATCATTCAATCAACTGTCGGTAATTCTCTAAAAGAAGAAAGCGCCGATATAAACAACttcaacatattttgaataaacgtctttataatttttttccacATGCACGAGACAAAATGCAATACTTTCATAATTGTGTCAATGATATTTTGACTTGTGACTCCCTTACCTTCTCTCTTTCTCTGGACATGAAACTGAATCACCATAGAACCTCCATATAACAACCCCTGATGAAGACGCATCTAGCATCATGTCGAACTGTATgggatgagagagagagagagagagagagagagagagagagagagagagagagagagagagagagagagagagagagagagagagagagagagagagagagagagagagagagagagagagcagacagacagacagacagacagacagacagacagacagacagacagacagacagacagacagacagacatcagaAATAGCGAGATTGTCAGAAAATAAAGAATAGTTAGAATCAGTTTTATGAATATATGTTCTTTTTAAATGACGataatttcaaaatggcagtaGTTGGTATTCTTCATACAAATTTGATGAGACAAACAAAATCGTGTGTAAACATAGCATAAAACTAGATAATGGACTTACCGCTAAACTAAGGGCGGCTGCACTACTTGCATAAAACGAAACAACTGCATAGAATAAAGGAGAAATAGTATTATAAGCAGTTTACTTGTTGATGATGGACGAATGACGTTACATCGATATTGCCTGGCTTTTTTGACAAGCAAGACAGACTGGGAATTACTTTATGATGTGGTGATATATACTTGGTTGGTTGAACTATAGATCAATTCCTAATTCCTATGTCTTCTTAATTTCTTCTTGAACACTTTGACACTATacaactggagtattatttagATCAGACAATCGAGTATATATCACATTTCTATTGTTAAAGCGATTAGGAATCTCCGTTTTGAATTATTGCACgttttaataatgtaatattatacttATGATATCATCTGAGCATTGATTACGGTGTACAATTCATCTCGATAAAAGTTCATTCGactgatctctctctctctctccctctctctctctctatctctgtctctgtctctgtctctgtctctctgtctctctccctctctctctctctctctctctctctccccctctctctctcccccctctctctctctctccctctctccctctctctctctctctctctccctcctctctctctctctctctccctctctctccctctctctctcNNNNNNNNNNNNNNNNNNNNNNNNNNNNNNNNNNNNNNNNNNNNNNNNNNNNNNNNNNNNNNNNNNNNNNNNNNNNNNNNNNNNNNNNNNNNNNNNNNNNTATTGTTGCTATAGAAACGTAAATTATTGCTTTTCGCCACCATTCGGCCTCGTTTTGGGGACACAAATACACCGGACCCAACTGTAAGAAAGAATTATATACCTAGTAATACCATAACCAATTGTACGTTTCATTAATCCCTTCATTGCGTGTTTTCATTACTCCTTAATTCCCATTTCACCAAGGTATTAATCTAATATATATTCTATATCTGAACCTTAGAAAACggtattttatattaaattgtTAAAGTCACGTATGGgagtatctctctctctctatctcctctccctctctctctctctctctctctctctctctctctctctctctctctctctctctctccatgtatCACACTCATTGACCCGCTTCTTGCGACTGTCCCCGGGGTCCTTGCTTCACCATAGACTCTCCACCCAGTGGGTGAAGGGTTTATGTTTCACCCTATATACCCTTCCCATTGCTAGCCAAGAGACTGCTTTAACATACACCCACTATAAGATCATATCTATTACCTTCTACCAAATCATCTTGATTACTATTTTTGTCAGCTTCTTTACTTCCATCGTAGCTACTATCTGGTGCGTAGTCTGTCAGTTTAATTCTTTCTTCATCGACGTCAGGCATGATTTATGTCAGTATGTTCTCAAATGACTGATATCTTCCACAGTCTGTTGGGATCAGTATAATGGTTACTGGTCGTAACAAATAAACCATACATTCGACAGACGATATTCTCACAGTTTtggaacattgtacatgttttttaTGATGTGAAATTTCAATTCATGAATGCTATGAATTAATGTTTATGTAAGAATGTAAGGTGCGCGCGcgcgtctctctctctctctctctctctctctctctctctctctctctctctctctctctctctctctctatatatatatatatatatatatatattatctgtatgtccgcctgtctgtctgtctgtctgtctgtctgtcggtcggtgtGTCTGtcggcgtgtgtgtgtgtgtgtgtgtgtctctctctctctctctctctctctctctctctctctctctctctctctctctctctctctctctctctctcttaaatACACTGCTTCGTAATAATCTGAAATCCACTGTttttgatgataacaaaatgaCTTCCAGTTGACCATATGTCCTGGAACAGCTGATACAATGCAATAGAAGAGAAGTGATCTTCAGTAATCTAATTAACTCATTGTATATAAGCGGGCCAAGTTCAGGGGCTAACGCGAGACTAAAGACAAAAGAACTATAATATTGAAAGTGAGACTGCTGGTAGAGGATGACTTATGATATCAAAACAGAATTAATGAAACACATCTCTaaagaataaattaatattaataagttCCATGTCAAAGATGTACAGGTACATGAAGTGGATGTGAGAATTAATCCAATCAGAAGTCTTGAAATAACTCAAAGCATACCGTGTttagtttatgtatgtatgtatgtatgtatgtatgtatgtatgtatgtatgtatgtatgtatgtatgtatgtatgtatgtatgtatgtatgtatgtatgtatgtatttatgtgtatgtgtgtgtgtgtgtgtgtgtgtgtatgtatgtaggta
Above is a genomic segment from Glandiceps talaboti chromosome 20, keGlaTala1.1, whole genome shotgun sequence containing:
- the LOC144450974 gene encoding transmembrane protein 163a-like yields the protein MPDVDEERIKLTDYAPDSSYDGSKEADKNSNQDDLVEGNRYDLILGPVYLCPQNEAEWWRKAIIYVSIATIXXXTISPLFYAVVSFYASSAAALSLAFDMMLDASSSGVVIWRFYGDSVSCPEKERRTVILFALLFIMFASIIITKGILALLVQVLVSGLLILTILSTIGALVATVLAILKFIIARKMNSQTMYCDTFSSAMGAITGYSVLASTLAYAKAGLWCLDAVVAIVVAIIMAAWGVWLLLQNTCISDVKKKKHENACANGTVQHSTGEP